The following nucleotide sequence is from Candidatus Rokuibacteriota bacterium.
GGTGAGCATGAAGATCAGCAGCAAGACCAGCACGACGTCGACCAGCGGGATGACGTTGATCTCGGCGAGCGAGGCCCCGATTCGCCGGGCCGCCCCGCCGCCCCCGGCATCCGGGTTAAAAGCCATCTTTGCTCGGCCGTCCGGTCTTCGGCACCGGCCGGACGAAGAGGTTCAGCAGGTCCAGGTTGAACCCCTCCATCTCGCTCGCCCACCGCTTGACCCGGTTGACGAAGAAGTTGTACGCGATGACCGCCGGAATCGCCGCGCCGAGGCCTGCCGCCGTCGCGATGAGCGCCTCGGAGATCCCGGGCGCGACGACCGCGAGGCTCGCCGAGCCCTGCGAGCCGATTCCCCGGAACGACTCCATGACCCCCCACACGGTGCCGAAGAGGCCGATGAAGGGGGTGGCGCTCGCCGTCGTGGCGAGGAACGGCAGGTAACGCTCCATCCGGGCGATCTCCACCGAGGCGGCCCGCCGCATGGCGCGGTCCACCGCCTCCAGCCGCTCGGAGCCCAGGCCTTCCTCCGGGTCGTCGAGCAAGTGGTCCACCATCTCGGCGACGGGTGCCACGCCCGCGACCTCTTGGTAGGCCGCGGCGTAGAGCTGGCCCAGCGGACTCTCGCGGTACTTCTTGGCGGCGGCGTACACGACCGAGAAGCGCCGCCCTTCCCGGAAGGCCTTCAGGAAGCGCACCGTTTCCTTTTTGACGCGCCGGAACTCCAGCCACTTCTCGACGATGAGGGCCCAGCAGACCACCGAGAAGATCGCGAGGACAGCCAGGACGAACTTTGCGACTGGACCCGCATTGACGACGAGGTCCACGACGCCGATCGTCAGGATTCCGTTGGATGGCACGAGATAGCTCCTGTTCGGTGAAAGGGGCGACTTTTTAGAGTATATCGAAGTGTAGAGAGACAGGTCAAACAAAATACCGCCGGAATTAGAGTTTTCGTTGACAGGGGGGGCCCCGAGCCGTATAAGGAGGGCGTGAGCCGCTGCGGTTCCGTTCCCCACCTTTCTTGGTGATGTTCCGCTCGCCCGGTCCGATCGCCTTTCACGTGGGCCCGCTGAGCATCCGGTGGTACGGACTCCTCATGGCCACGGCCATGGCGCTGGGGCTCTGGCTCGCCTATCGCGAGGCCAAGCGCCGGGGTGCGGACCCCGAGAGCCTGCTCAAGACGGCGGAATGGGCCCTGCTGGGTGGCCTCGTGGGGGCCCGGCTTTACTACGTGGCGTTCAACTGGGCGTACTACAGCCAGTTCCCGCGGAAGATCGTCGCGGTCTGGGAGGGCGGGCTCGCGATCCACGGCGGGCTCCTCGGCGGACTCCTCGTGGGCGGTATCTACGCCTGGTCCAAGCGTCTGCCGCTGGCCCGGTACCTGGACGTGGTGGCGCCGAGTCTGGCGCTGGGGCAGGGGATCGGCCGCTGGGGCAACTTCTTCAACCAGGAAGCCTTCGGCACGCCGACGGACCTTCCCTGGAAGCTCTACATCTCGCCGCCCCACCGGCCGTT
It contains:
- a CDS encoding MotA/TolQ/ExbB proton channel family protein, with protein sequence MVDHLLDDPEEGLGSERLEAVDRAMRRAASVEIARMERYLPFLATTASATPFIGLFGTVWGVMESFRGIGSQGSASLAVVAPGISEALIATAAGLGAAIPAVIAYNFFVNRVKRWASEMEGFNLDLLNLFVRPVPKTGRPSKDGF
- a CDS encoding prolipoprotein diacylglyceryl transferase, with amino-acid sequence MFRSPGPIAFHVGPLSIRWYGLLMATAMALGLWLAYREAKRRGADPESLLKTAEWALLGGLVGARLYYVAFNWAYYSQFPRKIVAVWEGGLAIHGGLLGGLLVGGIYAWSKRLPLARYLDVVAPSLALGQGIGRWGNFFNQEAFGTPTDLPWKLYISPPHRPLEYAQVEYFHPTFLYESLWDLVVFGLVAFVLRDRLARAPGSLFLAYVGLYSIGRLLVEALRTDSLMFGSIRIAQLVSGLAIAAAVVGIPVLLKRSR